The Phaenicophaeus curvirostris isolate KB17595 chromosome 27, BPBGC_Pcur_1.0, whole genome shotgun sequence genome has a segment encoding these proteins:
- the TACC1 gene encoding transforming acidic coiled-coil-containing protein 1 isoform X1, which produces MAFSAWQILSPVQWARWTWSAVRGGGGPERGEHQEDPPAEGSALGFSSDSESNFETPEAETPTCSPLKEFCEPPPEPEAKTQEHGGHGDLLVGEAGQDSSPGKQPEDEAQPDIEAPGANSDTRGDTSPEDSSLTQPPAGLRSEAGAGCAAVPAAEPASVPDAGRAAQEQVMSREDAADAGTGLLEPTADAAPGERSPSRDQLGRETEGTTEEILVPKASYRFDPERCDESANPFVSGGCRLQSSPPASPRRLPNPGSSPDELRGDPAPEPRAQVPKPEVDFMERGESAEARRAASRKGSRIPSSKLTPKRQRESPKKAAQDVERGPSEPPRGSPRLGPARWDSPGLNAFSGNSALQNSPTLPKGSYQFDPDNFDSVDPFKPTKTLASTASDSCPTADNSLNEILESQTLEVQEDLVKGRDSPKKPQSRLITTTEQVKFLCFLLTGCKVKQYETQSLVLDACAQDEEPLISEIPAIANRDGHATDEEKLASTTSVQKPSGLEKKGEPEDDLEYFECSNAPVPAAKHGVEAGFEKDISKQMEKDGPGIFPDNPGLCSVDKSPVAITSGSRSESPLDSICLSESEKTAVLTLIREEIITKEIEANEWKRKYEESRQEVLEMRKIVAEYEKTIAQMIEDEQRTNMTSQKNLQQLTMEKDQALADLNSVERSLSDLFRRYENLKGVLEGFKKNEEALKKCAQDYLTRVKQEEQRYQALKVHAEEKLDKANEEIAQVRTKAKAESAALHAGLRKEQMKVESLERALQQKNQEIEELTKICDELIAKLGKTD; this is translated from the exons ATGGCGTTCAGCGCCTGGCAGATCCTCTCGCCCGTGCAGTGGGCACGGTGGACCTGGTCTGCggtgcggggagggggcggccccgAGCGGGGGGAGCACCAGGAGGACCCCCCGGCGGAGGGCTCGGCGCTCGGCTTCAG CTCGGACTCCGAAAGTAATTTTGAGACCCCTGAAGCAGAAACACCAACCTGCTCACCACTAAAGGAGTTCTGCGAGCCACCACCAGAGCCTGAGGCCAAGACCCAAG AGCATGGTGGCCATGGTGACCTGCTGGTAGGGGAAGCTGGCCAGGACAGCTCACCTGGGAAGCAGCCCGAAGATGAGGCTCAGCCAGACATCGAAGCCCCTGGAGCCAACTCGGATACTAGAGGGGACACCAGCCCTGAAGATTCATCCTTGACGCAGCCTCCAGCTGGGCTGAGAAGCGAGGCTGGCGCTGGCTGCGCCGCCGTGCCCGCTGCAGAGCCGGCCTCAGTGCCCGATGCGGGCAGAGCTGCCCAGGAGCAGGTCATGTCGAGGGAGGACGCGGCAGATGCTGGGACAGGGCTGCTGGAGCCGACGGCTGATGCTGCGCCCGGGGAGCGCTCACCCAGCCGGGACCAGTTGGGGAGGGAAACAGAAGGAACCACAGAAGAGATCCTGGTGCCCAAAGCATCCTACAGGTTCGACCCTGAGCGCTGTGATGAGAGTGCAAACCCCTTTGTGTCCGGGGGCTGCCGGCTGCAGAGCTCCCCCCCGGCATCCCCGCGCCGCCTCCCCAATCCCGGCAGCAGCCCCGATGAGCTGCGGGGGGACCCGGCCCCCGAGCCCAGAGCACAGGTCCCAAAACCCGAGGTCGATTTTATGGAGCGGGGAGAGAGCGCAGAGGCCAGGAGAGCTGCGTCCAGGAAGGGCAGCAGGATCCCGTCCAGCAAGCTGACCCCAAAGCGGCAGCGAGAGTCCCCCAAGAAAGCCGCCCAGGATGTGGAGAGGGGTCCCTCGGAGCCACCGCGGGGCTCCCCACGGCTGGGTCCAGCACGCTGGGACAGCCCAGGGCTCAACGCCTTCAGCGGCAATTCAGCGCTGCAAAACTCGCCCACGCTCCCAAAGGGCTCTTACCAGTTCGACCCCGACAACTTTGACTCCGTGGATCCCTTTAAGCCCACCAAGACCCTTGCCAGCACCGCCAGCGACTCCTGCCCCACCGCTGATAACAGCCTGAATGAAATCCTCGAGTCTCAGACGCTGGAGGTGCAGGAGGATCTCGTGAAAGGCAGAGACTCCCCGAAGAAGCCCCAGTCACGCTTGATAAC GACTACTGAGCAAGTgaaatttctctgttttctgtt GACCGGCTGCAAGGTGAAGCAATACGAGACACAGTCCCTGGTCCTGGATGCTTGCGCTCAG GATGAAGAACCGTTGATCTCAGAAATCCCAGCTATTGCCAATCGGGATGGACACGCCACTGATGAGGAGAAGCTGGCCTCCACCACCTCTGTGCAGAAACCGtctgggctggagaagaaaggcGAGCCAGAAGATGACCTGGAGTACTTCGAGTGCTCGAATGCTCCTGTGCCGGCAGCGAAGCACGGTGTGGAGGCAG GCTTTGAAAAGGACATCTCCAAGCAGATGGAAAAGGATGGGCCTGGCATCTTCCCC GACAATCCCGGGCTGTGCTCCGTGGACAAGTCCCCCGTGGCCATCACCAGCGGGAGCAGGAGCGAGAGTCCCCTGGACAGCATCTGCCTCAGTGAATCCGAGAAGACGGCTGTGCTCACGCTCATCAGGGAGGAG ATAATCACGAAGGAGATCGAAGCAAATGAGTGGAAGAGGAAATATGAAGAGAGCCGCCAGGAAGTCTTAGAGATGAG gAAAATCGTGGCTGAGTATGAGAAGACCATCGCCCAGATGATCG AGGATGAGCAGAGGACGAACATGACGTCTCAGAAGAACCTGCAGCAGCTCACGATGGAAAAGGACCAGGCTCTGGCAGACCTCAACTCGGTGGAGAGGTCCCTGTCGGATCTCTTCAGGAGATATGAAAACCTGAAgggcgtcctagaaggcttcaAGAAG aatGAAGAAGCTCTGAAGAAGTGCGCTCAAGACTATTTAACCCGGGTCAAGCAAGAAGAGCAGCGGTATCAGGCCCTGAAAGtccatgcagaagaaaaattagaCAA AGCCAACGAGGAGATCGCCCAGGTGCGCACAAAGGCCAAGGCGGAGAGCGCAGCGCTGCACGCCGGGCTGCGCAAGGAGCAGATGAAGGTGGAGTCCCTGGAGAGAGCCCTCCAGCAGAAG AACCAGGAGATTGAGGAGCTGACCAAGATCTGTGACGAGCTGATAGCGAAGCTGGGAAAGACGGACTGA
- the TACC1 gene encoding transforming acidic coiled-coil-containing protein 1 isoform X3 yields the protein MELAPSSDSESNFETPEAETPTCSPLKEFCEPPPEPEAKTQEHGGHGDLLVGEAGQDSSPGKQPEDEAQPDIEAPGANSDTRGDTSPEDSSLTQPPAGLRSEAGAGCAAVPAAEPASVPDAGRAAQEQVMSREDAADAGTGLLEPTADAAPGERSPSRDQLGRETEGTTEEILVPKASYRFDPERCDESANPFVSGGCRLQSSPPASPRRLPNPGSSPDELRGDPAPEPRAQVPKPEVDFMERGESAEARRAASRKGSRIPSSKLTPKRQRESPKKAAQDVERGPSEPPRGSPRLGPARWDSPGLNAFSGNSALQNSPTLPKGSYQFDPDNFDSVDPFKPTKTLASTASDSCPTADNSLNEILESQTLEVQEDLVKGRDSPKKPQSRLITTTEQVKFLCFLLTGCKVKQYETQSLVLDACAQDEEPLISEIPAIANRDGHATDEEKLASTTSVQKPSGLEKKGEPEDDLEYFECSNAPVPAAKHGVEAGFEKDISKQMEKDGPGIFPDNPGLCSVDKSPVAITSGSRSESPLDSICLSESEKTAVLTLIREEIITKEIEANEWKRKYEESRQEVLEMRKIVAEYEKTIAQMIEDEQRTNMTSQKNLQQLTMEKDQALADLNSVERSLSDLFRRYENLKGVLEGFKKNEEALKKCAQDYLTRVKQEEQRYQALKVHAEEKLDKANEEIAQVRTKAKAESAALHAGLRKEQMKVESLERALQQKNQEIEELTKICDELIAKLGKTD from the exons ATGGAATTAGCGCCCAG CTCGGACTCCGAAAGTAATTTTGAGACCCCTGAAGCAGAAACACCAACCTGCTCACCACTAAAGGAGTTCTGCGAGCCACCACCAGAGCCTGAGGCCAAGACCCAAG AGCATGGTGGCCATGGTGACCTGCTGGTAGGGGAAGCTGGCCAGGACAGCTCACCTGGGAAGCAGCCCGAAGATGAGGCTCAGCCAGACATCGAAGCCCCTGGAGCCAACTCGGATACTAGAGGGGACACCAGCCCTGAAGATTCATCCTTGACGCAGCCTCCAGCTGGGCTGAGAAGCGAGGCTGGCGCTGGCTGCGCCGCCGTGCCCGCTGCAGAGCCGGCCTCAGTGCCCGATGCGGGCAGAGCTGCCCAGGAGCAGGTCATGTCGAGGGAGGACGCGGCAGATGCTGGGACAGGGCTGCTGGAGCCGACGGCTGATGCTGCGCCCGGGGAGCGCTCACCCAGCCGGGACCAGTTGGGGAGGGAAACAGAAGGAACCACAGAAGAGATCCTGGTGCCCAAAGCATCCTACAGGTTCGACCCTGAGCGCTGTGATGAGAGTGCAAACCCCTTTGTGTCCGGGGGCTGCCGGCTGCAGAGCTCCCCCCCGGCATCCCCGCGCCGCCTCCCCAATCCCGGCAGCAGCCCCGATGAGCTGCGGGGGGACCCGGCCCCCGAGCCCAGAGCACAGGTCCCAAAACCCGAGGTCGATTTTATGGAGCGGGGAGAGAGCGCAGAGGCCAGGAGAGCTGCGTCCAGGAAGGGCAGCAGGATCCCGTCCAGCAAGCTGACCCCAAAGCGGCAGCGAGAGTCCCCCAAGAAAGCCGCCCAGGATGTGGAGAGGGGTCCCTCGGAGCCACCGCGGGGCTCCCCACGGCTGGGTCCAGCACGCTGGGACAGCCCAGGGCTCAACGCCTTCAGCGGCAATTCAGCGCTGCAAAACTCGCCCACGCTCCCAAAGGGCTCTTACCAGTTCGACCCCGACAACTTTGACTCCGTGGATCCCTTTAAGCCCACCAAGACCCTTGCCAGCACCGCCAGCGACTCCTGCCCCACCGCTGATAACAGCCTGAATGAAATCCTCGAGTCTCAGACGCTGGAGGTGCAGGAGGATCTCGTGAAAGGCAGAGACTCCCCGAAGAAGCCCCAGTCACGCTTGATAAC GACTACTGAGCAAGTgaaatttctctgttttctgtt GACCGGCTGCAAGGTGAAGCAATACGAGACACAGTCCCTGGTCCTGGATGCTTGCGCTCAG GATGAAGAACCGTTGATCTCAGAAATCCCAGCTATTGCCAATCGGGATGGACACGCCACTGATGAGGAGAAGCTGGCCTCCACCACCTCTGTGCAGAAACCGtctgggctggagaagaaaggcGAGCCAGAAGATGACCTGGAGTACTTCGAGTGCTCGAATGCTCCTGTGCCGGCAGCGAAGCACGGTGTGGAGGCAG GCTTTGAAAAGGACATCTCCAAGCAGATGGAAAAGGATGGGCCTGGCATCTTCCCC GACAATCCCGGGCTGTGCTCCGTGGACAAGTCCCCCGTGGCCATCACCAGCGGGAGCAGGAGCGAGAGTCCCCTGGACAGCATCTGCCTCAGTGAATCCGAGAAGACGGCTGTGCTCACGCTCATCAGGGAGGAG ATAATCACGAAGGAGATCGAAGCAAATGAGTGGAAGAGGAAATATGAAGAGAGCCGCCAGGAAGTCTTAGAGATGAG gAAAATCGTGGCTGAGTATGAGAAGACCATCGCCCAGATGATCG AGGATGAGCAGAGGACGAACATGACGTCTCAGAAGAACCTGCAGCAGCTCACGATGGAAAAGGACCAGGCTCTGGCAGACCTCAACTCGGTGGAGAGGTCCCTGTCGGATCTCTTCAGGAGATATGAAAACCTGAAgggcgtcctagaaggcttcaAGAAG aatGAAGAAGCTCTGAAGAAGTGCGCTCAAGACTATTTAACCCGGGTCAAGCAAGAAGAGCAGCGGTATCAGGCCCTGAAAGtccatgcagaagaaaaattagaCAA AGCCAACGAGGAGATCGCCCAGGTGCGCACAAAGGCCAAGGCGGAGAGCGCAGCGCTGCACGCCGGGCTGCGCAAGGAGCAGATGAAGGTGGAGTCCCTGGAGAGAGCCCTCCAGCAGAAG AACCAGGAGATTGAGGAGCTGACCAAGATCTGTGACGAGCTGATAGCGAAGCTGGGAAAGACGGACTGA
- the TACC1 gene encoding transforming acidic coiled-coil-containing protein 1 isoform X2, translating to MAFSAWQILSPVQWARWTWSAVRGGGGPERGEHQEDPPAEGSALGFSSDSESNFETPEAETPTCSPLKEFCEPPPEPEAKTQEHGGHGDLLVGEAGQDSSPGKQPEDEAQPDIEAPGANSDTRGDTSPEDSSLTQPPAGLRSEAGAGCAAVPAAEPASVPDAGRAAQEQVMSREDAADAGTGLLEPTADAAPGERSPSRDQLGRETEGTTEEILVPKASYRFDPERCDESANPFVSGGCRLQSSPPASPRRLPNPGSSPDELRGDPAPEPRAQVPKPEVDFMERGESAEARRAASRKGSRIPSSKLTPKRQRESPKKAAQDVERGPSEPPRGSPRLGPARWDSPGLNAFSGNSALQNSPTLPKGSYQFDPDNFDSVDPFKPTKTLASTASDSCPTADNSLNEILESQTLEVQEDLVKGRDSPKKPQSRLITTGCKVKQYETQSLVLDACAQDEEPLISEIPAIANRDGHATDEEKLASTTSVQKPSGLEKKGEPEDDLEYFECSNAPVPAAKHGVEAGFEKDISKQMEKDGPGIFPDNPGLCSVDKSPVAITSGSRSESPLDSICLSESEKTAVLTLIREEIITKEIEANEWKRKYEESRQEVLEMRKIVAEYEKTIAQMIEDEQRTNMTSQKNLQQLTMEKDQALADLNSVERSLSDLFRRYENLKGVLEGFKKNEEALKKCAQDYLTRVKQEEQRYQALKVHAEEKLDKANEEIAQVRTKAKAESAALHAGLRKEQMKVESLERALQQKNQEIEELTKICDELIAKLGKTD from the exons ATGGCGTTCAGCGCCTGGCAGATCCTCTCGCCCGTGCAGTGGGCACGGTGGACCTGGTCTGCggtgcggggagggggcggccccgAGCGGGGGGAGCACCAGGAGGACCCCCCGGCGGAGGGCTCGGCGCTCGGCTTCAG CTCGGACTCCGAAAGTAATTTTGAGACCCCTGAAGCAGAAACACCAACCTGCTCACCACTAAAGGAGTTCTGCGAGCCACCACCAGAGCCTGAGGCCAAGACCCAAG AGCATGGTGGCCATGGTGACCTGCTGGTAGGGGAAGCTGGCCAGGACAGCTCACCTGGGAAGCAGCCCGAAGATGAGGCTCAGCCAGACATCGAAGCCCCTGGAGCCAACTCGGATACTAGAGGGGACACCAGCCCTGAAGATTCATCCTTGACGCAGCCTCCAGCTGGGCTGAGAAGCGAGGCTGGCGCTGGCTGCGCCGCCGTGCCCGCTGCAGAGCCGGCCTCAGTGCCCGATGCGGGCAGAGCTGCCCAGGAGCAGGTCATGTCGAGGGAGGACGCGGCAGATGCTGGGACAGGGCTGCTGGAGCCGACGGCTGATGCTGCGCCCGGGGAGCGCTCACCCAGCCGGGACCAGTTGGGGAGGGAAACAGAAGGAACCACAGAAGAGATCCTGGTGCCCAAAGCATCCTACAGGTTCGACCCTGAGCGCTGTGATGAGAGTGCAAACCCCTTTGTGTCCGGGGGCTGCCGGCTGCAGAGCTCCCCCCCGGCATCCCCGCGCCGCCTCCCCAATCCCGGCAGCAGCCCCGATGAGCTGCGGGGGGACCCGGCCCCCGAGCCCAGAGCACAGGTCCCAAAACCCGAGGTCGATTTTATGGAGCGGGGAGAGAGCGCAGAGGCCAGGAGAGCTGCGTCCAGGAAGGGCAGCAGGATCCCGTCCAGCAAGCTGACCCCAAAGCGGCAGCGAGAGTCCCCCAAGAAAGCCGCCCAGGATGTGGAGAGGGGTCCCTCGGAGCCACCGCGGGGCTCCCCACGGCTGGGTCCAGCACGCTGGGACAGCCCAGGGCTCAACGCCTTCAGCGGCAATTCAGCGCTGCAAAACTCGCCCACGCTCCCAAAGGGCTCTTACCAGTTCGACCCCGACAACTTTGACTCCGTGGATCCCTTTAAGCCCACCAAGACCCTTGCCAGCACCGCCAGCGACTCCTGCCCCACCGCTGATAACAGCCTGAATGAAATCCTCGAGTCTCAGACGCTGGAGGTGCAGGAGGATCTCGTGAAAGGCAGAGACTCCCCGAAGAAGCCCCAGTCACGCTTGATAAC GACCGGCTGCAAGGTGAAGCAATACGAGACACAGTCCCTGGTCCTGGATGCTTGCGCTCAG GATGAAGAACCGTTGATCTCAGAAATCCCAGCTATTGCCAATCGGGATGGACACGCCACTGATGAGGAGAAGCTGGCCTCCACCACCTCTGTGCAGAAACCGtctgggctggagaagaaaggcGAGCCAGAAGATGACCTGGAGTACTTCGAGTGCTCGAATGCTCCTGTGCCGGCAGCGAAGCACGGTGTGGAGGCAG GCTTTGAAAAGGACATCTCCAAGCAGATGGAAAAGGATGGGCCTGGCATCTTCCCC GACAATCCCGGGCTGTGCTCCGTGGACAAGTCCCCCGTGGCCATCACCAGCGGGAGCAGGAGCGAGAGTCCCCTGGACAGCATCTGCCTCAGTGAATCCGAGAAGACGGCTGTGCTCACGCTCATCAGGGAGGAG ATAATCACGAAGGAGATCGAAGCAAATGAGTGGAAGAGGAAATATGAAGAGAGCCGCCAGGAAGTCTTAGAGATGAG gAAAATCGTGGCTGAGTATGAGAAGACCATCGCCCAGATGATCG AGGATGAGCAGAGGACGAACATGACGTCTCAGAAGAACCTGCAGCAGCTCACGATGGAAAAGGACCAGGCTCTGGCAGACCTCAACTCGGTGGAGAGGTCCCTGTCGGATCTCTTCAGGAGATATGAAAACCTGAAgggcgtcctagaaggcttcaAGAAG aatGAAGAAGCTCTGAAGAAGTGCGCTCAAGACTATTTAACCCGGGTCAAGCAAGAAGAGCAGCGGTATCAGGCCCTGAAAGtccatgcagaagaaaaattagaCAA AGCCAACGAGGAGATCGCCCAGGTGCGCACAAAGGCCAAGGCGGAGAGCGCAGCGCTGCACGCCGGGCTGCGCAAGGAGCAGATGAAGGTGGAGTCCCTGGAGAGAGCCCTCCAGCAGAAG AACCAGGAGATTGAGGAGCTGACCAAGATCTGTGACGAGCTGATAGCGAAGCTGGGAAAGACGGACTGA